One Anopheles marshallii chromosome 3, idAnoMarsDA_429_01, whole genome shotgun sequence genomic region harbors:
- the LOC128711458 gene encoding LOW QUALITY PROTEIN: short-chain dehydrogenase/reductase family 16C member 6 (The sequence of the model RefSeq protein was modified relative to this genomic sequence to represent the inferred CDS: inserted 3 bases in 2 codons; substituted 1 base at 1 genomic stop codon), which translates to MLASCSVEWWCTFDRPLXRDRAFGTANVRRTNAARLAPGRKFESERVWFCRSGNLXKNLAHXSTPTLHYNNMLASKGKPFSFDQTELNPSRNKPSIRRTVMEVIVFLLTSVGYIMQAIYYQIFGVPKKDLNGEIALVTGGGGGLGRLLALRLIKLGAKVVLWDINQEGLDDSVKLIQSLGGLCKGYKVDISNKEEVYKYAKIIHEDIGDVTLLFNNAGVVSGRALLDTPDHLIERSFSVNVLAHFWTTKAFLPAMLKNDHGHIITIASLAGHVGISKLVDYCSSKFAAVGFDEALRLELEHLRAQGVFTTVICPYFIQSTGMFDDVNSRWVPTLDSNDVADKIIEGVQKNEKYVIIPGYLRLMLAIKWVFPWGCNSGFLRRLVPDAAPQHSMTPFNNPECDTTKEMANTFASDNNNTTKSSPLLVHRQCTGERVL; encoded by the exons ATGCTTGCCAGCTGTAGTGTAGAGTGGTGGTGCACGTTTGATCGTCCGT ATCGCGATCGTGCGTTTGGCACAGCGAATGT ACGCCGTACAAACGCTGCACGATTGGCACCCGGACGGAAGTTTGAAAGTGAAAGAGTGTGGTTTTGCAGAAGCGGGAATTT GAAGAACTTGGCGCACTGATCGACGCCTACCTTGCACTATAACAACATGTTAGCATCCAAAGGAAAACCTTTCTCGTTCGATCAGACTGAGCTTAATCCATCCCGGAATAAGCCGTCTATACGAAGAACGGTAATGGAAGTGATAGTGTTCTTGTTAACGTCTGTAGGATATATAATGCAG GCAATTTACTATCAAATATTCGGCGTACCAAAGAAAGACTTGAACGGAGAGATAGCTTTAGTGACCGGCGGAGGTGGTGGTCTTGGACGATTGCTAGCCCTTCGACTCATAAAGCTTGGCGCCAAGGTTGTGCTGTGGGATATAAATCAGGAAG GGCTAGACGACTCGGTGAAGCTGATCCAATCCCTGGGAGGACTCTGCAAAGGATACAAAGTGGACATCTCGAACAAGGAAGAGGTGTACAAGTATGCGAAAATAATACACGAAGACATCGGTGAT GTTACGTTACTATTTAACAATGCAGGTGTCGTGTCTGGTCGCGCCCTTCTAGACACTCCGGATCACTTGATAGAACGATCTTTTAGCGTCAATGTACTTGCACATTTCTGG ACGACAAAGGCATTTCTACCAGCGATGTTGAAAAACGACCATGGACACATTATAACTATCGCTTCTCTGGCTGGCCATGTCGGTATATCCAAGCTGGTTGATTATTGTTCCAGTAAGTTTGCTGCG GTTGGCTTTGATGAAGCATTACGGTTGGAGCTGGAACATCTCCGGGCTCAAGGTGTTTTTACGACAGTCATTTGCCCATATTTTATACAGTCTACTGGAATGTTTGACGACGTAAACTCGAG ATGGGTTCCCACTCTGGATTCGAATGATGTGGCAGATAAAATCATTGAAGGTGTccagaaaaatgaaaagtacgTAATCATCCCCGGATATTTGCGCTTAATGTTGGCCATCAAATG GGTATTTCCTTGGGGATGCAATTCTGGATTTTTGCGACGTTTGGTACCGGACGCCGCTCCGCAACACAGTATGACACCGTTTAACAATCCAGAATGCGATACCACAAAAGAGATGGCCAACACGTTTGCcagtgataataataatacgaCAAAATCGTCGCCCCTTCTTGTCCACAGACAATGCACTGGCGAGCGTGTGCTATAA
- the LOC128711199 gene encoding integrin beta-nu, whose translation MTPFKLALTLVVSTILLVSALAQSSRPIAQTKCFFQKSCIECLDADKECAWCTDENYEMRKSRCMTKHELLESNCNASKIETNDNYSFLQITQNEPHRDFDAQKLEAIQISPQKMNLRLGKLAAKTISFQYKPAKNYPLDMYYLMDLTWSMRDDKATLESMGSQLALALANMTANYQLGFGSFADKPAVPFIQSEPHRLQNPCYSENDQCEPTYGFRHRLRITRDIDSFIKQVKESNVTGNVDNLEAGLDALMQVLVCEKQIGWGSNTRKIVIVATDGWLHMAGDGLLAGIVEENDKQCHLDEDGNFVDVLKYDYPSLEQIWRVLLRSKTAVIFAVTEAQEAYYRRLSELMPEFTSVGRLQDDSSNIIQLVDDGYREFIKRVEFTDNSPDYLQVRYTTDCGGMYRDPQPIHRCDNIEIGTEYKFNVELQLLNYPKDPSVTNVTVRIEEKLISNEAVVLEIDLRTTCDCDKNKKPTELSELCNFNGEYVCGLCQCYVGWIGKTCECNLQNSQNRRELFEQCVAPSAGDELRTGPICSDRGECICGQCYCNPGFDGEHCECNECATIDGTICGGTDHGSCTCGTCSCFDSWTGDNCDCTTDTTGCKAPSNDALCSGQGECTCGRCTCGESFFGPFCETKDGEQSALCSSYEDCIRCAVYGINNIPCQDLDRKCREKIGLYKVELIAATYDFLNCTFRFNDEKNVCDYKFSYSLSTNGETLLKVQNFQCKEINLITAGLSIAISIIVGGIMLLLCYRCKLTYDDRKMFAKFEKEREQETKYQMDSPLYKSPITEFKVPTEMETSVL comes from the exons ATGACTCCATTCAAGCTAGCACTAACGCTCGTGGTGTCTACGATTCTGTTGGTTTCAGCACTTGCACAAT CCTCTCGTCCAATTGCCCAAACaaagtgtttctttcaaaaaagTTGCATCGAATGTCTCGACGCTGACAAAGAATGTGCATGGTGTACGGATGAA AATTACGAAATGAGAAAGTCACGATGCATGACGAAACATGAGCTATTAGAATCGAACTGCAACGCATCCAAAATCGAGACGAACGACAACTATTCCTTTCTTCAAATTACGCAAAATGAACCGCATCGGGATTTTGATGCTCAGAAGCTGGAAGCGATACAAATATCGCCCCAGAAAATGAATCTACGTTTAGGCAAAT TGGCCGCAAAAACGATCTCGTTTCAATACAAACCTGCCAAAAACTACCCTTTGGATATGTACTACCTGATGGATCTTACATGGTCGATGCGAGACGATAAAGCAACGCTCGAAAGCATGGGTAGCCAGTTGGCACTAGCACTAGCTAACATGACGGCCaactatcagctcggatttgGCAGTTTCGCCGACAAACCGGCCGTACCGTTTATTCAATCCGAGCCACATCGTCTCCAGAACCCATGCTATTCGGAAAATGATCAGTGTGAGCCAACGTACGGCTTTCGGCATCGGTTGAGGATCACACGTGACATCGATAGTTTTATTAAGCAGGTGAAGGAAAGTAATGTCACCGGTAATGTGGATAATCTAGAGGCTGGTTTGGATGCGCTAATGCAAGTGCTGGTATGCGAAAAACAAATCGGATGGGGCTCGAACACTCGCAAAATTGTAATAGTGGCGACGGACGGGTGGTTACACATGGCTGGTGATGGGCTGCTGGCGGGTATCGTGGAAGAAAATGACAAACAGTGCCATTTGGACGAGGATGGCAACTTTGTGGATGTGCTAAAGTACGATTATCCATCATTGGAGCAAATCTGGCGTGTTTTGCTACGCTCAAAAACGGCCGTGATATTTGCCGTCACCGAGGCCCAGGAAGCGTACTACCGACGACTGAGCGAACTAATGCCAGAGTTCACAAGCGTGGGCCGGCTGCAGGATGATTCTTCCAACATTATTCAGCTGGTAGATGATGGATATCGAGAATTTATCAAACGGGTAGAGTTCACAGACAACTCGCCGGACTATCTTCAAGTGCGTTACACCACTGACTGTGGAGGAATGTATCGCGATCCACAACCGATTCACCGATGTGATAATATTGAAATTGGGACAGAATATAAATTCAATGTAGAGTTGCAGTTGCTCAATTATCCTAAAGACCCATCGGTTACG aatgtCACTGTTCGCATTGAGGAGAAACTGATCAGCAATGAAGCTGTTGTACTAGAAATCGATTTACGGACCACCTGTGACTGTGataaaaacaagaaaccaACGGAACTGAGTGAACTGTGCAACTTCAACGGGGAATACGTGTGTGGACTGTGTCAGTGCTATGTTGGATG GATAGGAAAAACGTGTGAGTGCAATCTACAAAACTCTCAAAACCGACGAGAATTGTTCGAGCAATGTGTGGCACCTAGCGCCGGAGACGAGCTGCGTACCGGCCCGATTTGTTCCGATCGTGGAGAATGCATTTGCGGTCAATGTTACTGTAATCCCGGATTCGATGGTGAACATTGCGAGTGTAACGAGTGTGCTAC GATTGATGGTACGATTTGTGGAGGTACAGATCATGGTAGCTGTACCTGTGGAACATGCAGTTGCTTCGACTCATGGACTGGTGACAATTGCGATTGCACGACGGACACAACTGGATGTAAGGCACCATCGAACGACGCACTGTGCTCTGGGCAAGGAGAGTGCACCTGTGGACGCTGCACTTGTGGCGAATCCTTTTTTGGGCCATTTTGTGAAACCAAGGATGGCGAACAATCGGCACTATGCTCATCATACGAAGATTGCATACGTTGTGCAGTGtatggaataaataatataCCTTGCCAAGATTTGGACAGAAAGTGCCGTGAAAAGATTGGATTGTACAAAGTAGAGCTGATTGCTGCAACTTATG ACTTCCTAAATTGCACCTTTAGATTCAACGACGAAAAGAATGTGTGCGACTACAAATTCTCGTACTCACTCTCGACCAATGGAGAAACATTGCTAAAAGTACAGAACTTCCAATGCAAAGAGATTAACTTAATTACAGCCGGGCTTAGTATCGCTATATCGATCATTGTCGGTGGCATAATGCTGCTATTGTGCTACAGATGCAAACTAACGTACGATGatcggaaaatgtttgctaaatTTGAAAAGGAAAGGGAACAAGAGACTAAATATCAGATGGACAGTCCACTCTACAAATCGCCAATAACCGAATTTAAAGTTCCCACCGAAATGGAAACAAGCGTATTGTAA
- the LOC128712604 gene encoding uncharacterized protein LOC128712604 has product MIIIAASFVLLMVVPSTNGLPLWDFFTGADTTEDSAGMDTTTMELIEPRQDVSKPLLRYDTMMPILQVILTPIGRMVWPRVEQWVSGLFGAYLDSANRAIDTISQYATENISFQTGDVYYTKGDMIDGHGHQSLIITLPSGRTITVLTFKTKRKFNVFDEFPQLSDTQNEVRELN; this is encoded by the exons ATGATTATAATAGCTGCCAGCTTTGTGCTGCTCATGGTTGTGCCCAGCACAAATGGGCTTCCtttgtgggatttttttacCGGTGCAGACACTACTGAAGATAGCGCAGGAATGGATACGACTACAATGGAGCTAATCGAACCGCGGCAGGATGTCTCAAAACCCTTACTACGATACGACACTATGATGCCAATATTGCAAGTCATCCTAACACCGATTGGACGTATGGTTTGGCCACGTGTTGAACAATGGGTTTCCGGACTGTTCGGTGCGTATCTGGATAGTGCAAACAGAGCTATCGATACCATTTCACAGTATGCAACAGAGAACATATCCTTCCAGACTGG CGATGTGTACTACACGAAAGGCGACATGATCGATGGACACGGACACCAGTCTTTAATTATTACTCTACCATCCGGAAGAACCATCACAGTTCTAACGttcaaaaccaaaagaaaattcaacgTATTTGACGAATTTCCCCAACTGTCTGATACACAAAACGAGGTGAGAGAGTTAAATTGA
- the LOC128714744 gene encoding microsomal triacylglycerol transfer protein: MTNRMKLYMFVSVLFSTFDFGYVAPAFGDAFQVGTEEKYIFSNVVQVGNAKNATVSFGYRTLATVTVGAVWGNDETKLLKIQIQNPKLVNIPDENTGVIVGLESPFYAWWNLGFIREIYFAPSDTVPIKNLKKGICALFQYQLLDGTYTEDDPSGQCEAKYISHSSTRYHKSKGNCEYDAKRIERSEYALRSSLKTSRSTDFTVSTEGALQKVTSQDYVKYLLNAHDQFGAYYESVMQLNVQGSSQKTAIVEGSSLEEVVIQLALERETLLTQEFKAPCKDKNCESVINLFKHYKKSLANDNIGKEVSATALVDMVQVARHAKKEDLLRMLKAKSSNEIKGQLLDLLAAVQTVASHEAAKTEFVNVSDDEDLFLGERYLQALAVGTRPQKEIVEDLLQMAQTEHRNVKFYDSLIQSLAAVTRRYAQLEGNSYETEVVKKVVALLQEKLDKCSNDNCKLKYIRGFQNLKCPKTVDSLLMLAQESTKAVSVAAMKALRSFSVYLWNDEFRAKFEDIFFQVSKSYDSSARTLALDILLDLKPDYDELSHLLQFLKSSDKAYEVKQYLLQKLRMFADQCTEFGQMLQRIIENDPVLNNYHVLAPRGLSTALTRKFSAVPSFNASLTSLQEMNGGVLKRGIVDLTLDVDNERTSLFTLGLYAGGMSSFVSSNDADATDADKEEDTTAGMELLVQGVAMRPLEFFNGKGELMGHVWSGTASEPTPAYQAITLLQDSEERFASNNGVTLILSSTGAISIDLNGQVTMSLWGRNAQSKVEQNTGISMTGRLSFDTAFTTVNVRFSMEQEPQLHLTSALDFSGDPALCMQLVQPKSSLKQRFARTIELVGTKHRASRKTIKTVQLNGLTHSLNRKNNDMCNLISKS; this comes from the exons ATGACCAACAGGATGAAGTTGTATATGTTTGTATCTGTTCTGTTTTCTACATTTG ACTTTGGATACGTGGCTCCAG CGTTTGGCGATGCCTTTCAGGTTGGCACGGAAGAAAAGTATATTTTTTCTAATGTGGTACAGGTGGGAAATGCCAAAAATGCGACTGTTTCATTCGGTTACCGGACACTGGCTACCGTCACTGTTGGCGCAGTATGGGGAAATGATGAAACGAAGCTTCTAAAAATACAG ATTCAAAATCCTAAACTTGTTAACATTCCCGATGAAAACACGGGAGTCATTGTTGGTTTGGAATCTCCATTCTATGCGTGGTGGAATTTGGGCTTCATCAGGGAGATATACTTTGCACCTTCGGACACGGTTCCGAttaaaaatttgaagaaaGGAATATGCGCACTGTTTCAATATCAGCTCTTGGATGGAACATACACTGAAGATGATCCGTCGGGACAGTGTGAGGCAAAGTACATATCGCACTCATCCACGCGCTATCACAAATCGAAAGGGAATTGCGAATATGATGCCAAGCGAATTGAACGATCCGAATATGCATTGCGAAGCAGTTTAAAAACATCAAGAAGCACGGATTTTACTGTATCCACCGAAGGCGCTTTGCAAAAAGTGACGAGCCAGGACTACGTGAAGTATTTACTGAATGCGCACGATCAATTCGGGGCGTACTATGAGTCAGTCATGCAGCTAAATGTGCAAGGAAGCTCCCAAAAAACGGCCATAGTTGAAGGATCAAGCTTGGAAGAAGTCGTGATACAGTTGGCTTTGGAACGAGAAACGCTTTTGACTCAAGAATTTAAGGCACCATGTAAGGACAAGAATTGCGAAAGCGTTATCAACCTAtttaaacattacaaaaaatcACTCGCCAACGATAATATCGGTAAAGAAGTGTCTGCCACTGCATTGGTTGATATGGTACAGGTAGCACGCCATGCGAAGAAAGAGGATTTGTTGCGAATGCTAAAGGCTAAATCATCGAATGAAATTAAAGGACAACTGTTAGATCTACTTGCAGCGGTACAAACGGTAGCCTCACATGAGGCGGCCAAAACGGAATTTGTAAATGTTTCTGACGATGAAGATCTGTTCCTCGGAGAACGCTACCTGCAAGCACTAGCTGTAGGTACACGACCGCAAAAGGAAATCGTTGAAGATCTATTGCAAATGGCTCAGACCGAACatagaaatgtaaaattttacgACAGCCTAATCCAGAGTCTGGCAGCTGTAACTCGCCGATATGCTCAACTGGAAGGAAACTCGTATGAAACCGAGGTGGTAAAGAAGGTGGTGGCACTGTTACAAGAAAAGCTTGACAAATGTTCAAACGATAACTGTAAGCTTAAGTATATACGTGGGTTCCAAAATCTCAAATGCCCCAAAACGGTGGATAGTCTTTTAATGCTCGCACAGGAATCAACGAAAGCTGTCAGTGTTGCTGCTATGAAAGCCCTACGATCATTCTCCGTCTATCTGTGGAATGACGAGTTTAGGGCAAAATTTGAGGACATTTTCTTCCAGGTATCAAAAAGTTACGATTCCAGTGCACGAACGTTGGCGTTAGATATTTTGTTGGATTTGAAACCAGACTACGACGAACTATCGCATCTATTACAGTTTTTAAAGTCAAGTGATAAAGCGTACGAGGTGAAGCAATATTTGCTACAGAAGTTACGTATGTTCGCAGATCAATGTACCGAATTTGGCCAAATGCTGCAGCGCATCATCGAGAATGATCCAGTACTGAATAATTACCACGTGCTCGCTCCTAGAGGACTGTCCACGGCATTGACTCGTAAATTTTCGGCAGTACCATCGTTTAATGCTTCCCTTACGAGTTTACAAGAGATGAACGGAGGTGTTTTGAAACGGGGAATCGTTGATTTGACGCTAGATGTGGATAACGAAAGGACAAGCCTATTCACCCTAGGACTATATGCCGGCGGCATGTCATCGTTTGTCAGTAGCAATGATGCGGATGCAACCGATGCTGATAAAGAGGAAGATACAACGGCGGGAATGGAACTGTTAGTACAAGGTGTGGCAATGAGACCTTTAGAATTTTTTAACGGAAAGGGTGAATTGATGGGACATGTTTGGAGCGGTACAGCATCGGAGCCAACACCAGCTTACCAGGCCATCACATTACTGCAGGATAGCGAGGAACGGTTTGCATCCAATAACGGTGTGACGTTAATTCTCAGTTCAACTGGTGCTATATCGATTGATCTGAACGGTCAAGTCACCATGAGCCTGTGGGGCCGTAATGCACAGTCCAAAGTGGAACAAAA CACTGGCATAAGCATGACGGGCCGGTTATCCTTCGATACGGCATTCACAACTGTGAATGTTCGGTTCAGCATGGAGCAGGAACCACAATTGCATCTGACATCGGCTCTAGACTTTTCTGGAGATCCAGCATTGTGCATGCAACTAGTACAACCGAAGAGTTCGCTCAAACAACGGTTTGCGAGAACGATTGAACTCGTGGGAACAAAACATCGAGCGTCCCGTAAGACAATCAAAACTGTACAATTGAATGGATTAACACATTCGCTCAATAGGAAAAACAATGATATgtgcaatttaatttcaaaaagtTGA